In Ruminiclostridium josui JCM 17888, the genomic window GTGCTGCCACTCTTCAATTTCAGGCAAAAGTTTATTTGTTATGTCTGAGACCATACCCTCACTAACTTCAAACCCATAAATATCTTCAATTTGTTCTGATATTTGACGAGTAGACATTCCTTTAGCATACATAGCTATTATTTTCTGTTCAATGCTGGAGATGTCTTTTTGACGCTTCATTACGATTTGAGGCTCGAAACTACTTTCTCTGTCTTGTGGAACATTGATTTGAGTTTCACCGTAGGTACTACGAATCTTTTTAGGTTTTGTACCATTTCTGTAGTTACCGTTGTCAGTTCTTTCATATGGCTCATAACCAAGGTGCTGATCCATTTCTGCTTCGAGCATACTTTGAATCGTTCCTCCGAGCAAATCTTTAAGTGCATCCTGAATATCTTCAGCAGTTTTAATGTCATACTCCTGAAGAAGTGAAGCAATAATATTTTTTTTGCCTTCACTCATTGAATTTTTTCTTCTTGTCATAAAAAAAGCCTCCTATGATATATTGATTTTATCATAGAAAGCTTAATTTACAGAATTTATTTCACAGACTCCATTAATTCTTAAATACCTATGATATTTCCTTCAGCATGAATGGTGGAATGTACCCATTTGCTGAATGAGTCCTTTTACGGTTATAAAACAGTTCTATGTATTCAAAAACAGCCTTTTTAGCCTCAGCTCTGGTCTCAAAATTATAATCATTTAGCCATTCCATTTTAAGTTTGCCCCAAAAAGATTCCATAGGGGCATTATCATAACAATTGCCCTTTCTGCTCATACTGCATACAAATCCATATCTTTTTAGCAGATTTTGATAGTCATTACTGGCGTATTGAATTCCCCGGTCAGAATGAATTATTAATCCTTCTTTAGCACCGGTTCTTCCAATTGCTTGATTCAGAGCAGCAGATACCAACTCCGTTCTCATATGGTTCGCCATAGCCCATCCTACAAGCCTACGTCCATAGAGGTCCATTACACCAGCAAGATAAAGCCAACCTTCTTTTGTAGGAATATACGTAATATCTGATACCCACTTCTGGTTAGGTCTACTGGCAGTAAATTCTCTATTAAGAATGTTATCTGCCACAGGAAGACTATGATTTGAGTACGTAGTCGCTTTATATTTCTTTGACACTTTGGAACGTATACCGTTTGCCTTCATTAACCTTGCAACACGGCCTTTACTGGCTTTCTGATTTTCCGGAAGATTCTTTGTTATCTGAGGAGCACCATAAATTCCATGACTCTTTTTATGGATTTCTTTAATAGTTTCAAGGAGCTCTCTATTTGACTTGCTCCGATTACTTTCGCTACGTGAAAAATATGCATAATAACCGCTTCTTGATACTTGAAGGGCCTGACACATCTTTGCAATCCGAAATATGAAGCGGTGTTTATAGATAAAATTAAACTTGTTTATTTCTGATTTTTCGCAAAATAGGCCGCGGCTTTTTTTAATATTTCATTTTCCTCTTTAAGGTTAGCTAATTCCCTGCGTAATTTTCTTATTTCATCATCGTCAGGCTTAAGGTTACCACTGCCTGGAAAGGCACTTGAACCATCCTTTTCATAAGCGATTAACCAGTCTCTTACTGTTGAGTAGTGCACTCCAATTTCTTTTGCCATTAAGCTTGCTGTTGTTTCACCTGCCAATATTTTTTCAACGGTCTGTTCCTTGAATGCTTTATCAAACTTTTTTCTCTCAGCCATTTGAATCCCTCCATGTTTTTATTATATAGGGATTCTTTGTGTCCATCAAATCGGATTAAGGTCAGGGCATACCGTTTGAAACAGCAATAATTGAAAGATATCGCCGTCGGGAAAGTTCCGTTGAAGAAGCCTTGATTGAAATGTATCTGGCTGATGTATCGGTTCGCCGAGTAGAAGATATTACCGAGGCTCTTTGGGGAACTAAGGTATCTCCCGGAACAATAAGTGAACTAAATAAGAAAGCCTATGTACATATTGAAAACTGGCGAAACCGCTCTTTGCAAGGTGTTCAATACCCATATGTGTATGTAGATGGCATCTATCTGAAACGTAATTGGGGCGGTGAAAATGAAAATGTGTCTATTCTTGTGGCAATTGCTGTAAAACAGGAAGGCTACAGAGAGGTTATTGGTGCCAGATAAGGAATGAAGGAGGACAAGGCCAGTTGGAAGGAATTCTTTCAATGGCTTAAAGGTCGTGGGCTTAATGGTGTAAAACTTATTGTAGGTGATAAATGTTTAGGAATGTTAGAATCAGTTAACGAAGTGTTTCCTGAAGCTAAATATCAGCGTTGTACCGTTCATTATTACCGCAATATCTTTTCAGCTACACCACGATCAAAGATGAAGCTTGTAGCAAAAATGCTTAAAGCGATTCATGCACAAGAGAGCAAAGCAGCCGCCCGTGAAAAGGCCAAATTGGTGGCAGAAGAGCTAAAGTCCATGAAACTTAAAGAAGCAGCTAAAAAGTTGGAAGACGGCATTGAAGAAACTCTTGTTTATATGGATTTTCCTTATGAGCATTGGACAAAAATCCGCACAAACAATACAATCGAACGCCTCAACAGGGAGATTCGCCGCCGGACTAGAGTAGTTGGCACTTTCCCCGACGGAAATTCAGCCTTAATGCTAGTATGTGCTCGACTACGACACGTTGCAGGTACACAATGGGGTAGTAAAAAGTATATGAACATGAAGCATTTAGAAAACATAGACTCTGATGAGTCCGATTTTATAGCAGGTTAACTTATTTCTACCATATGGCTGAATCTGAATTTACGAAAAATACTTGACGGCACCTATTTTCATCCTATAAGGTAATATTTTGGCCTCTAATTTATGTTATGATAAACGTTTATTCTAAAAATCTTGCAGATAATTACATTCTATTCTATGAAAATGTACTTATGATTACCTTGATTCAGACTAGTGGGTCGATTCTACTACAATTAAGTGAATTCGTAGCTGTTATATCCATAATAGTGGTGCCCGCAATTTTTATATACAAGAATAGTAAAAATACTGTTAGGGCAATATCAATTCCTATAGTTTCAATCATTTTATTTAATCTATCAGATAACATTATTAGCAATATTTGCATTTCGGTTTTTGGTTTACATCTGGAGCAAATACGGCAAGACATGAAATTGTATTTTATTGTTGCCACTATTGATTTAATATTTATGTTCCTTATATCAAGGCTTTTAGCAGAGATAATTAATAAAAAAATAAAGTTGTCAATATTTGAAATTAGGGGGAAGATTGGATTACTTATAGTTGTTACCCTTATATTAACTGCCATTGTCTTTTATACAAATATTATTTTTGGACCTGACCAGAGCGGAAAAACTATTATGGTAAAGGGCTTATTGTTTACTGCTTACTTTGTAATGCTTATTATTGTTGTGTACGTAGTTATAACGAGTATTAAAAGGGAGTTAGATTTAAGAAGCAAACAAATTCAATTTGATAGCCTTCAAGAGTATACGGGAAGTTTAGAAAAGCTATATACCGATATGAGAACTTTTAGACATGATTATATAAATATATTGTCTTCAATGATAGGGTATATAGAAAATAAGGATATAGAAAGTCTTGAAAGGTATTTTAATGATAAAATACTACCTTTGAGTAGAGGGATTGAGTCAAATAATTTCAAACTAGGTGCATTAAAGAATCTAAAAATACCTGAAATTAAGGGAATTATTTCTTCTAAATTAATTAGAGCACAGGAACTAAACATAGATGTGCTTCTCGAAGTAGCAGAACCAATTTACAAGGTTAATATTGATATTATAGATTTAAGCAGAATAGTAGGTATTCTGCTTGATAATGCTATTGAAGCTGCTGTAAATTGTGAAAAGCCATCTTTAAAGTTAGCGCTTATCAAAAAAGAAAATTCCGTGTTAATTGTTGTAATAAATAGCTTATTTGAAGAGGTTATGATACATAAAATATACGAAAAGGGGTTCTCGACTAAGGGATCTAACAGAGGAATAGGGTTATATAATTTAAAGCAAATTATAGAAGGATATAACAATATAACTATAGACACGTTGATAGAAAATGGAGAGTTTAAGCAACTTTTTGAGATTGCAAATGTAGAAGGAGACTAATAGATGTTAAGCATATTTGTATGTGAAGATAATAATGAGCAAAGAGAAAAGTTTACAAAAATAATTCAAAATCTAATTCTAATTGAAAATTTTGATATGGAGTTAAAATTAAGTACTTCTAAGCCTGATGACATTT contains:
- a CDS encoding IS3 family transposase (programmed frameshift), giving the protein MAERKKFDKAFKEQTVEKILAGETTASLMAKEIGVHYSTVRDWLIAYEKDGSSAFPGSGNLKPDDDEIRKLRRELANLKEENEILKKAGGLFCEKSEINKFNFIYKHRFIFRIAKMCQALQVSRSGYYAYFSRSESNRSKSNRELLETIKEIHKKSHGIYGAPQITKNLPENQKASKGRVARLMKANGIRSKVSKKYKATTYSNHSLPVADNILNREFTASRPNQKWVSDITYIPTKEGWLYLAGVMDLYGRRLVGWAMANHMRTELVSAALNQAIGRTGAKEGLIIHSDRGIQYASNDYQNLLKRYGFVCSMSRKGNCYDNAPMESFWGKLKMEWLNDYNFETRAEAKKAVFEYIELFYNRKRTHSANGYIPPFMLKEIS
- a CDS encoding sensor histidine kinase → MKLYFIVATIDLIFMFLISRLLAEIINKKIKLSIFEIRGKIGLLIVVTLILTAIVFYTNIIFGPDQSGKTIMVKGLLFTAYFVMLIIVVYVVITSIKRELDLRSKQIQFDSLQEYTGSLEKLYTDMRTFRHDYINILSSMIGYIENKDIESLERYFNDKILPLSRGIESNNFKLGALKNLKIPEIKGIISSKLIRAQELNIDVLLEVAEPIYKVNIDIIDLSRIVGILLDNAIEAAVNCEKPSLKLALIKKENSVLIVVINSLFEEVMIHKIYEKGFSTKGSNRGIGLYNLKQIIEGYNNITIDTLIENGEFKQLFEIANVEGD